One region of Anthonomus grandis grandis chromosome 22, icAntGran1.3, whole genome shotgun sequence genomic DNA includes:
- the LOC126748384 gene encoding UDP-N-acetylhexosamine pyrophosphorylase-like protein 1 produces the protein MSSLDSIRKVLQNCQQEHLLKFEDQLNENEREIFLKQLSTIKFDKVNALFQKAKNSISEDVQKLDSRMQPISAQQCGSEKSASAEELLSYRKLGLEEISKGHVAVLLLAGGQGTRLGVSYPKGMYSVGLPSGKTLFQIQAERIRRVLNLAKEEHGTMGQIVWYIMTSGPTNATTKKFLEKNDYFGLSQDNVKVFQQGLLPCFDFSGKILLEEKNLVALAPDGNGGIYSALSNNHILKDMENRGIKYVHVHSVDNILVKVADPVFIGYCVTKEVECGAKVVSKDGPDEAVGVICKVDGKNQVVEYSEITNETANLRDSSGNLVFSAGNICNHFFTTEFLQKIADDYEPDLKLHVAKKKIPHVNDSGDKILPSSPNGIKIEKFIFDVFQFTERFVTWEVSRMSEFSALKNADSAKKDCPFTAKRDLLRLHKSYIEKYGGKVKDGVEVEISPLLSYSGENIEEKVKNKIFEETTILLSEEEDCLKKKIENCIKS, from the coding sequence ATGAGTTCGTTAGATTCTATTCGAAAAGTGCTCCAAAATTGCCAGCAGGAGCATCTCCTAAAGTTTGAGGATCAGTTAAATGAAAACGAGcgcgaaatatttttaaaacaacttagTACTATTAAGTTCGATAAAGTGAACGCGTTGTTTCAAAAAGCAAAGAATAGTATTAGTGAAGATGTTCAAAAACTGGATTCTCGTATGCAACCTATTTCAGCGCAGCAGTGTGGATCGGAAAAAAGTGCTAGTGCTGAGGAGTTATTAAGTTATAGAAAATTGGGATTAGAAGAAATATCTAAAGGACATGTCGCAGTACTCTTATTAGCTGGCGGTCAAGGAACCAGACTTGGTGTCTCATATCCGAAAGGAATGTATTCAGTTGGATTACCTTCAGGAAAAACATTGTTTCAAATTCAGGCAGAACGAATTCGAAGAGTTcttaatttggctaaagaaGAACATGGCACTATGGGTCAAATTGTATGGTATATAATGACAAGTGGCCCTACAAATGCTACTACAAAAAAGTTCTTGgagaaaaatgattattttggtTTAAGCCAGGATAATGTCAAAGTCTTTCAACAAGGACTATTACCATGCTTTGACTTTAgtggaaaaatattattagaggaaaaaaatttagttgCATTAGCCCCCGATGGTAATGGTGGAATATATAGTGCTCTCAGTAATAACCATATACTAAAAGATATGGAAAATAGGGGAATTAAGTACGTCCACGTTCACAGTGTGGATAATATCCTAGTTAAGGTAGCGGATCCTGTTTTTATTGGATATTGTGTTACAAAAGAAGTTGAGTGTGGTGCCAAAGTAGTAAGTAAAGACGGTCCTGACGAAGCAGTAGGGGTGATATGCAAAGTTGACGGAAAAAATCAGGTGGTAGAATACAGTGAGATCACCAATGAAACAGCAAACTTAAGAGATTCTTCaggaaatttagtatttagtgcCGGCAATATTTGTAATCATTTTTTCACAAcagaatttttacaaaaaattgcagACGACTATGAACCTGACCTAAAGCTTCATGTCGCTAAAAAGAAAATTCCTCACGTTAACGACAGTGGAGATAAAATATTGCCATCCTCCccaaatggaataaaaatagaaaagtttATATTCGACGTATTTCAGTTTACTGAGAGATTTGTAACTTGGGAAGTATCACGCATGTCTGAATTTAGTGCcttaaaaaatgctgatagtGCTAAAAAAGACTGTCCATTCACTGCCAAGAGAGATTTATTAAGATTGCATAAaagttatattgaaaaatacgGCGGTAAAGTAAAAGACGGTGTTGAAGTAGAAATATCGCCCTTACTATCGTACTCTGGGGAGAATATTGAGGAAAAAgtgaagaataaaatatttgaggAAACGACAATTTTGCTCTCCGAAGAAGAAgactgtttgaaaaaaaaaattgaaaattgtattaagagttaa